A single window of Crassostrea angulata isolate pt1a10 chromosome 8, ASM2561291v2, whole genome shotgun sequence DNA harbors:
- the LOC128161763 gene encoding protein pigeon-like: protein MMIELRKVCNIVVDAADFVAQRRREKRLPATANDTEHPRILNQEKNGNILFTWDDVTQSSKGAICTHVGLYDPIKKKHDVLWIYNQRVHIVSCSVNQGKSLLAFTVLNREDSLAAKLPGKDIYTVFLAEIQATSTRVFSLNLERQQFIKVQFLYDIQESDRESHLIVMLHRESVGLYHIKLGRVGEKGVVMRDQPRTEQLIKRFFWCQWDVVHQRLYYLHYVKRGEGERARIAPSVSCVQFYQNSQHDNILHHESILDIPIEFPFPHIKSTSKVQYSNDNLDCGIPDSYLNMVVLTLANGTFCICYQKMETPYTIDRRSPVKRSKKSPGPNPSPLSVHSLSESDEETADINYYICMVHHAKTLHGCVTGLPYSRKYRLIFSWHGDYLMVMLPGHFVHLLNVGIEFEPCQHILLHDRSIDSVLRNGDLKVTGSRESHDTSPPIIVDVSLLSVAAEKMSLSNTSLHELQRDSPAGISFYDNRTGEVWRVHVNMEMLVQLFIHCYMSTTRAALLHYVLTRTRDFFLIKRLFEMLSNDIPSCEVPALMAEFLIATTYSSMRRQFDREILKLVPFTASDTFRGQFEKSYEGERIARISYSPLACVNIASKSAKDRTQKRGSVGDDMWDILRHHLRWMQLEELHRFSHKSVKSLCETRAKDLKQMGESSQGTKTEDQLFFSCLHGHKSRSSRSVSPAPGNPNFSNSSMKRVRPDSVLGTAPPFLQGNNIAELSQMPLDVTKDLFTSHLFKYLRKEARSKGQSVAKEYIACQVQQSRQLCHLLWNLRGPLLPYTDLDFLPNLTDPSSDDEYELFQLFERYYQICQEMSFPLPQGFISYFTALGYRNLSTSLFLQYVDHGVLNLTGEFMAQVLADVRDTPEGVRVKQQIISRLPQNLAEECYREWNHPVCQRYFALKQVSQAFTDTNNQQESKRSLSDLSYMARDRSESSISGNLSETSFPPLSSFLHYLEKMDSSKRSSSQNPLDISFLADVALYHTKKENKYDMSTVNF, encoded by the exons ATGATGATAGAATTAAGAAAGGTGTGCAACATAGTGGTGGATGCCGCTGATTTTGTTGCACAGCGCCGACGTGAAAAGCGGCTGCCAGCAACAGCCAACGACACGG AACATCCAAGAATTTTGAACCAAGAAAAGAATGGAAACATCTTGTTTACGTGGGATGATGTCACGCAAAGCAGCAAG GGAGCAATATGTACTCATGTGGGACTGTATGACCCTATCAAGAAGAAACATGAT GTGTTATGGATTTACAACCAGAGAGTTCACATTGTGTCATGTTCTGTCAACCAAGGGAAATCACTCTTAG cTTTTACCGTATTAAACAGAGAGGACTCTCTAGCAGCTAAATTGCCAGGCAAAG ACATCTACACTGTGTTCCTCGCTGAGATACAGGCCACCAGTACCAGAGTATTCTCCCTTAACTTGGAGAGACAGCAGTTCATCAAAGTACAGTTCTTGTACGACATCCAGGAGTCAGATAGAGAGTCCCATCTCATTGTCATGCTCCACAGGGAAT CTGTTGGACTGTATCACATAAAGTTAGGCAGAGTAGGAGAAAAGGGAGTG GTGATGAGAGACCAGCCGAGAACCGAGCAGCTGATCAAGCGATTCTTCTGGTGTCAGTGGGACGTGGTCCATCAACGGTTGTACTATCTACACTACGTCAAGCGCGGGGAGGGGGAGAGGGCCCGCATTGCCCCAAGTGTGTCCTGTGTGCAGTTCTACCAGAACTCGCAGCATGACAACATT TTACATCATGAAAGCATT TTGGATATTCCAATAGAATTTCCATTTCCTCATATCAAATCTACATCAAA AGTCCAATATTCCAATGATAACTTGGACTGTGGGATACCTG ATTCGTACCTCAATATGGTTGTTCTGACTCTGGCCAATGGGACGTTCTGCATCTGTTACCAGAAGATGGAGACACCTTACACCATAGATCGGCGATCACCAGTCAAACGAAGCAAAAAATCGCCAGGGCCA AATCCGTCCCCTCTCAGTGTCCATAGTTTATCCGAGTCGGATGAGGAAACTGCGGATATAAACTACTATATCTGTATGGTGCATCATG CCAAAACCCTCCATGGTTGTGTCACCGGTCTACCTTACTCTCGTAAATACAGACTCATTTTCTCCTGGCATG GTGATTATTTAATGGTGATGTTACCCGGTCATTTTGTCCATCTGCTGAATGTAGGAATTGAATTCGAGCCTTGCCAGCATATCCTCCTGCATG ATCGTAGTATTGATTCAGTTCTAAGAAATGGTGACCTCAAGGTCACAGGAAGTAGGGAGTCACATGACACTAGTCCTCCAATCATTGTTGATGTATCTTTGCTGTCTGTAGCTGCTGAAAAAATGAGCTTGTCAAATACTAGTTTACATGAACTTCAAAGAGACTCACCAGCAG GCATCAGTTTCTATGACAACAGAACAGGTGAGGTGTGGCGGGTCCATGTTAACATGGAGATGCTGGTGCAGCTCTTCATCCACTGTTACATGTCCACCACCAGGGCGGCGCTGTTACACTACGTACTGACCAGGACGCGTGACTTCTTCCTGATCAAACGG CTGTTTGAGATGCTGAGCAATGACATTCCCAGCTGTGAGGTACCAGCACTGATGGCCGAGTTTCTCATAG CAACCACTTACTCCAGTATGAGGCGGCAGTTTGACAGAGAAATACTGAAGCTGGTCCCATTTACAGCCTCAGACACATTCAGAGGACAGTTTGAGAAG AGTTATGAAGGGGAGAGAATTGCGCGAATCTCCTACTCCCCTTTGGCCTGTGTAAACATTGCGTCTAAGTCGGCCAAGGACCGGACCCAGAAGCGGGGCAGTGTGGGCGATGACATGTGGGACATTCTGAGGCACCACCTACGCTGGATGCAGCTGGAAGAACTCCACCGGTTCTCCCACAAGTCCGTGAAATCCCTGTGTGAGACCAGAGCCAAAGACCTCAAACAGATG GGGGAATCAAGTCAAGGAACTAAGACAGAGGACCAGTTATTTTTCTCCTGTCTCCATGGACACAAATCCAGATCCAGCAG ATCAGTTTCCCCTGCCCCAGGCAACCCTAACTTTAGCAACAGCAGTATGAAGCGAGTGAGACCAGACTCAGTGCTAGGGACGGCCCCACCCTTCCTACAGGGGAACAACATAGCAGAACTGTCACAGATGCCATTAGATGTG ACTAAAGACTTGTTTACCAGTCACCTCTTCAAGTATCTAAGGAAAGAGGCAAGGTCAAAAGGTCAATCTGTTGCCAAGGAATACATTGCTTGCCAG GTTCAGCAGTCCCGACAACTCTGTCACCTCCTGTGGAATCTTCGAGGTCCTCTGTTACCTTACACAGATCTAGATTTTCTCCCAAATCT gaCCGACCCATCCTCAGATGATGAGTACGAGCTGTTCCAGCTATTTGAGAGATACTACCAAATTTGTCAGGAAATGTCATTTCCTTTGCCTCAAG gaTTCATATCATACTTTACAGCACTTGGTTACCGCAATCTGAGCACAAG CCTGTTTCTGCAGTACGTGGACCATGGAGTACTAAATCTGACGGGGGAGTTCATGGCTCAGGTCCTGGCAG ATGTACGAGACACTCCTGAGGGGGTAAGGGTCAAACAACAGATCATATCCAGACTGCCTCAG AACTTGGCTGAGGAGTGTTACCGAGAATGGAATCACCCGGTGTGTCAGAGGTACTTTGCTCTCAAACAGGTGTCCCAGGCCTTTACTG ATACCAACAATCAACAAGAGTCCAAAAGAAGTCTGTCAGACCTGTCGTACATGGCTAGAGACCGAT CGGAGAGCTCGATCTCCGGTAACCTGTCGGAGACATCCTTCCCCCCTCTGTCTTCCTTCTTACATTACCTGGAGAAGATGG actCATCCAAACGGAGCAGCTCCCAGAATCCTCTGGACATCAGCTTCCTGGCAGACGTGGCTTTGTATCACACGAAGAAGGAGAATAAGTACGACATGTCCACGGTCAACTTCTAG